From one Pedobacter faecalis genomic stretch:
- a CDS encoding gliding motility-associated C-terminal domain-containing protein, giving the protein MKQWNIVFLILINSLFIQAVRAQNISNEGTEFWAVFPTHDPSRLGGSFSLANITVYLTSKSDSEATVTCGSFSLTQNIPANTAVPFHVPRNEAYIDSAESNQVLNNRAIRISVTPGQPKVAAYAHIYAGARSAASLILPVEALGQTYYSMNYAQANGDGLTNKNFLTLIATEDDTHLRIHLKDGSVQSVTLPTAGDVYEYLPPGQEDLTGVKVDIDPGSTNSCSKRFAAFSGSTALYIGCFSSLDPLYQQLYPTISWGKNYSIIPFKDRKYYFRILAGEDNTTVTINNTSFTLNSGQFYDASTEHTEAMLVSADKNISVAQYSLTQECSGLFGEATGDPEMVLLNPIEFNIREITLFSSNDQSILEKYINVCMKTSATASFRINGNQPAATWTVISSNPEYSYIQLNITEMSSTLSASDGFNAIAYGFGRFESYAYSAGTNLAANNYLLVNNTITGLDAKDACVGQKSNLKIVLPYLVSEISWQLDAEPEVQGQATPNAVVNSGSGIILYEYIYAIDSAFADTGIVHQVVVKAERPNQGNCLATQQIYNYSFGVNPIPLADFIASEIACENQGIAFTDLSNSLLPDQPVNKWIWDFGDGGVSTEQNPVHRYTQIGTYNYTVKLSAGLQDGCLSDVFEKTITVTINPSPMIVFDPIPGVCQEAGIVVLTQARETRGLPGSGRYSGTGVTADGRFDPRLAGPGAHTIRYTYTSNGCTETKQQTILVSPTPSLTITKTINVYEGGEKQIEATASGTDLTYKWLPAQGLSRDDILNPVVTGTDDRTYTLTITSARGCVITETVTVNVLARIEPANSFSPNGDGVNDTWILKYIETYPRVTVEVFNRYGTRIFYSAGYKAPFDGNSNKQALPAGTYYYIINPNNGRRPVTGPLTIIR; this is encoded by the coding sequence ATGAAACAATGGAATATAGTCTTTTTAATATTGATTAATTCCTTGTTCATACAGGCGGTACGGGCTCAGAATATCTCCAACGAAGGCACAGAATTCTGGGCCGTGTTCCCTACGCATGATCCCTCGCGGCTTGGCGGAAGCTTCAGCCTGGCAAATATTACTGTATACCTTACTTCAAAGTCTGATTCAGAAGCCACCGTTACCTGTGGAAGCTTTTCTCTTACTCAGAATATTCCGGCCAACACAGCTGTTCCATTTCACGTTCCAAGAAATGAGGCTTATATCGACTCCGCCGAGAGCAACCAGGTATTGAACAACAGAGCTATACGCATCTCCGTAACCCCCGGTCAGCCCAAAGTTGCCGCCTATGCACATATTTATGCGGGGGCACGGTCGGCCGCTTCGTTGATCCTTCCGGTGGAAGCACTCGGGCAAACCTATTATTCCATGAACTATGCGCAGGCTAATGGAGACGGGCTCACCAACAAAAATTTTCTCACGCTTATCGCGACCGAAGACGATACGCACCTGCGCATACATTTAAAAGATGGCTCGGTGCAGTCGGTAACCCTGCCAACGGCTGGCGATGTCTATGAGTACCTTCCGCCAGGGCAGGAAGACCTTACCGGGGTTAAAGTTGATATAGACCCGGGGTCGACCAATTCCTGCAGTAAACGCTTTGCCGCTTTTTCAGGGAGCACAGCCTTGTATATAGGATGCTTTTCTTCGCTCGATCCACTTTATCAGCAATTGTATCCTACCATCAGTTGGGGAAAGAACTATAGCATTATTCCTTTCAAAGACCGAAAATATTATTTCAGGATCCTGGCAGGCGAAGACAACACCACCGTAACGATCAACAATACGTCATTTACACTCAACAGCGGCCAGTTTTATGATGCCAGCACCGAACACACCGAAGCTATGCTTGTATCGGCCGACAAAAATATCAGCGTAGCGCAGTATTCACTTACCCAGGAATGTTCAGGTCTTTTTGGCGAAGCAACCGGCGATCCTGAAATGGTACTGCTCAATCCCATTGAGTTTAATATACGCGAGATCACCTTGTTCTCCTCAAACGATCAGAGTATTCTGGAGAAGTACATTAACGTTTGCATGAAGACAAGCGCTACGGCCAGTTTTCGCATCAACGGGAACCAGCCCGCCGCGACTTGGACGGTTATATCCAGCAATCCGGAGTACTCATACATCCAGCTCAATATTACCGAGATGAGCTCAACTCTATCGGCCTCCGATGGGTTTAATGCGATAGCTTATGGATTCGGCCGGTTCGAGTCATACGCTTACTCGGCGGGTACCAACCTGGCGGCGAATAATTACCTGTTGGTAAATAATACCATTACCGGACTCGATGCCAAGGACGCCTGCGTAGGGCAGAAGTCTAACCTCAAGATCGTTTTACCTTATCTGGTAAGTGAGATCAGCTGGCAGCTCGATGCAGAACCAGAGGTGCAGGGACAAGCCACGCCTAATGCAGTGGTCAACAGCGGTAGCGGAATCATTCTCTATGAATATATCTATGCTATCGATAGCGCCTTTGCAGACACAGGCATAGTGCATCAGGTGGTCGTAAAGGCCGAACGGCCCAATCAAGGCAATTGCCTGGCTACACAGCAAATCTATAACTATTCCTTTGGCGTAAACCCGATCCCCCTGGCCGATTTCATTGCATCCGAGATAGCTTGCGAAAATCAGGGCATCGCTTTTACCGACCTCAGCAACTCGCTGCTGCCCGATCAGCCGGTAAACAAGTGGATATGGGATTTTGGCGACGGCGGCGTATCCACCGAGCAAAACCCCGTACACAGATATACGCAGATCGGTACGTATAACTATACCGTAAAGCTGTCGGCAGGCTTACAGGATGGCTGTCTTTCCGATGTTTTTGAAAAGACCATCACGGTGACCATAAACCCGTCTCCGATGATCGTATTTGATCCCATACCGGGCGTTTGCCAGGAAGCGGGTATTGTAGTGCTGACACAGGCCCGGGAAACACGCGGGTTGCCCGGTAGCGGCCGTTATTCCGGCACTGGTGTAACGGCCGATGGCAGGTTTGATCCTCGATTGGCTGGTCCGGGTGCGCATACCATCCGGTATACCTACACCAGCAATGGCTGTACCGAAACAAAGCAGCAGACAATCCTGGTCAGCCCAACTCCTTCACTGACCATTACTAAAACGATAAATGTTTATGAAGGAGGCGAAAAGCAGATAGAGGCAACCGCAAGCGGTACTGATCTGACCTACAAGTGGTTGCCCGCTCAGGGCCTTAGTCGTGACGACATACTTAACCCGGTTGTCACCGGTACAGACGATCGCACATACACCTTAACCATCACTTCTGCCAGGGGCTGTGTTATCACCGAAACTGTTACGGTCAACGTCCTGGCACGCATAGAACCGGCAAACAGCTTTAGTCCGAATGGCGATGGAGTAAACGATACCTGGATACTTAAGTATATTGAAACTTACCCACGGGTCACTGTTGAAGTATTTAACCGTTACGGTACACGTATATTCTACAGCGCTGGTTACAAGGCCCCTTTCGACGGGAATTCCAATAAACAGGCCTTGCCTGCGGGGACTTACTACTATATTATCAATCCTAACAACGGGCGCAGACCGGTAACTGGCCCTCTAACCATTATACGATAG
- a CDS encoding PorP/SprF family type IX secretion system membrane protein yields MKRFILPSLVVILFCYNGIAQQRPQYTQYIFNNFLLNPALSGIENYTDVKVGHRKQWTGINDAPQTSFLSAHWKFGDDYLWRNPLSLPDHGDDPMSRNYMQNYTASPSHHGMGVMAVLDDIGPLSRLDAALTYAYHMQMAGQLNLSVGVSAGISRIGLDVAALNFGEDNPQDPAVRNAIISQIKPDLGLGVWLYGARFFAGASVQQLLSQEMTFTNNPNLQNAPGYVSGKEVAHYFFTAGYRFFLLEDVAATPSMMLKKVKPAPASYDLNLKLAFKDRFWLGGSYRKDDAFAALLGVNFNKLINLTYSYDFTTSALNSVSNGSHEIVLGLQLNNVYEVLSTTRMW; encoded by the coding sequence GTGAAACGATTCATACTTCCGTCACTCGTTGTCATCTTGTTTTGCTATAACGGTATAGCTCAGCAACGACCTCAATATACCCAGTACATTTTCAATAATTTTTTACTTAACCCTGCACTCAGTGGCATAGAAAATTATACCGACGTGAAGGTCGGTCATCGCAAGCAATGGACAGGTATAAACGATGCACCTCAGACTTCGTTCTTGTCGGCCCACTGGAAGTTTGGTGATGACTATCTTTGGCGTAATCCGCTCTCGCTGCCCGATCATGGCGACGATCCGATGAGCCGGAACTACATGCAGAACTATACCGCCTCGCCGAGTCACCATGGCATGGGTGTTATGGCTGTGCTCGACGATATCGGACCTTTGTCGCGCTTAGATGCAGCGCTTACCTACGCTTATCATATGCAGATGGCAGGCCAGCTGAACCTGTCGGTCGGCGTCTCCGCGGGCATATCCCGCATCGGACTAGACGTTGCTGCGCTCAACTTTGGTGAAGACAATCCACAGGACCCGGCCGTGCGTAATGCCATCATCAGCCAGATTAAACCAGATCTCGGTTTGGGCGTATGGCTCTACGGCGCCCGGTTCTTCGCCGGCGCGTCAGTCCAGCAACTGCTCTCTCAGGAGATGACCTTTACCAACAATCCCAATCTTCAGAACGCCCCGGGTTATGTGTCCGGCAAAGAAGTAGCCCATTATTTTTTCACCGCAGGGTACAGGTTCTTTTTACTAGAGGATGTAGCCGCTACACCTTCCATGATGCTAAAAAAGGTAAAGCCGGCGCCAGCGTCGTACGATCTGAACCTGAAGCTGGCATTTAAGGATCGTTTCTGGCTGGGAGGGAGTTATCGCAAAGACGACGCCTTTGCCGCCCTGTTGGGTGTCAACTTCAATAAACTGATCAATCTCACTTACTCGTACGATTTTACAACGTCAGCCCTGAATTCGGTGAGCAACGGGAGCCACGAAATTGTCTTGGGCTTACAACTCAACAATGTATATGAGGTATTGAGTACGACCAGAATGTGGTAA
- the rpoN gene encoding RNA polymerase factor sigma-54 has product MLKQHLQQKLLQKLSPQQIQFIKLLQVPTVALDTRIKEELEENPALEDPSLMIAEEPKGEYDDLNDSPEEYEGSDDSADEFNVDDYLQDDDVNDYSTSYNNSDDDEEKKETPIAIESTFFESLQEQLDLVPLSDQDFIIGKQIIGSLDDDGYLRRPVTSMIDDLAFSQNVMVEEEDVLEMLKVIQSFDPPGIAARDLQECLTLQLKRKDINNPIIQKAIVIVENYLDEFTRKHYDKLEKALGLNSEDLKEIIAEILRLNPKPGDSNQVTTKQLQIIPDFHITNNDGSLILTLNSKNAPELRVSRSYIDMFDHYDKAAQKDKKMKEAVQFVKQKLDSAKWFIDAIKQRQQTLLKTMNAIMQYQYEYLLTGDERKMRPMILKDIADKIDMDISTVSRVANSKYVQTEFGTFLLKSFFSEAIQTESGEEVSNKEVKKILEDCISNEDKRKPLADEKLTEILKERGYNIARRTVAKYREQMNIPVARLRKEL; this is encoded by the coding sequence ATGTTAAAACAACACTTACAACAAAAGTTACTTCAGAAGCTGTCTCCACAGCAGATACAGTTTATTAAACTGCTTCAGGTACCTACCGTTGCATTAGATACACGTATAAAAGAGGAACTTGAAGAGAATCCGGCCCTTGAAGACCCAAGCCTGATGATCGCTGAAGAGCCGAAAGGTGAGTATGACGATCTGAACGACAGTCCTGAAGAATATGAGGGCAGTGACGACTCAGCCGATGAGTTTAACGTAGACGACTATCTGCAGGACGATGACGTAAACGACTATAGTACTTCTTATAATAATAGTGATGATGACGAAGAGAAGAAGGAAACGCCTATCGCTATTGAAAGTACTTTTTTCGAAAGCCTGCAGGAGCAGTTGGACCTTGTGCCTCTGTCCGATCAGGACTTTATCATAGGCAAGCAGATCATCGGCAGTCTGGATGATGACGGCTACCTGCGTCGACCGGTCACTTCGATGATCGACGATCTTGCCTTTTCCCAGAATGTAATGGTGGAAGAGGAAGATGTGCTGGAAATGCTGAAAGTGATTCAAAGTTTCGATCCCCCGGGCATAGCGGCAAGGGATTTACAGGAGTGCCTCACATTGCAGCTCAAGCGTAAGGATATCAATAACCCGATCATCCAGAAAGCCATCGTGATCGTTGAAAACTATCTGGACGAATTTACCCGCAAGCACTACGATAAACTGGAGAAAGCCCTGGGCTTAAACAGTGAGGACCTGAAAGAAATTATTGCAGAGATACTGAGATTAAACCCAAAACCCGGAGATTCTAACCAGGTTACGACCAAGCAATTGCAGATCATACCTGATTTTCATATCACCAACAACGACGGTTCGCTGATCCTGACCCTTAACTCTAAGAACGCACCCGAACTGCGTGTAAGCCGTTCATATATTGACATGTTCGACCATTACGATAAGGCTGCCCAAAAGGATAAGAAGATGAAGGAGGCCGTACAGTTTGTAAAGCAAAAACTCGACTCGGCGAAGTGGTTTATCGACGCAATTAAACAAAGGCAGCAAACCTTGCTCAAAACGATGAATGCCATTATGCAATACCAGTATGAGTATTTGCTGACGGGAGATGAACGCAAGATGCGGCCAATGATCCTTAAGGATATCGCAGACAAGATCGACATGGATATTTCTACGGTGTCGCGCGTGGCCAACTCTAAGTATGTGCAGACCGAGTTCGGTACTTTCTTATTGAAATCGTTCTTCTCGGAAGCTATTCAGACCGAGAGTGGCGAGGAGGTTTCAAACAAGGAGGTAAAGAAGATCCTGGAAGATTGTATCAGCAATGAGGATAAACGTAAGCCTTTGGCCGACGAAAAACTGACGGAAATTCTCAAAGAACGCGGTTATAATATTGCGCGTAGGACCGTAGCCAAGTACCGCGAACAAATGAACATACCGGTGGCACGCCTGCGTAAGGAACTGTAG